GCATACTTCCATCACAGTACATCTTAGCTAAGTACAAAGCTAAGTAATACTGTATGACCTATTCATGTACATGTTTACAGTAATGATGTATTTCTCaatctctgtagcatcctaatTGATCTAAGCAGATATATCTTCACTGTTTAAGTTAATCGGTAATGTCTTTGAGCCACTACAAAAAGCAAGTCACCTGAAATTGGTTTGTAAACATTCTGATATTTGCAGCTAGAAAAATCAATAATTTCTGATGcagcatatttaattttttttctaggatCTACTTGGGGGTTTCACTACAATGCTCAGGGCTTCTTGTTCtgacttgttttggtttttactttgtttttttcttaatgttttgATGTTTTTGTAATAAACAGAAATGAGtgccaggaaaaagaaatacaatagCTTCACGTAATACTATTCTGGATAATATATCTGATGTAATGGTCGTACAAATTTGAAACATATTACTGTAGTGTTCTAATTTTGACTAAACTGGAGCTGAAGTAGATCCTTttatttttggaggttttttttattatctctCACACCCCTACCCCCGCCCCACCctcctgtgcacacacacagccacACCCGCACAAACACACCCTTTTGTGTTAGCTTAATTGTGAATTTCCTGCTCTTTAGCTAAGTCCTGACACTTTCCCTGGAAGTCGGGATTTTCTGTCATGAGAGCTTTATTTTGTGTTCTGGGTGTGTTTTGTGAGACTTCCACAAAATGGCAGAAGTTGTGCTATAAATAAACGTTAAGAGGAAGTGAGTTTGTTTCAAAGCACATAAGTATTTACCTCTTCCATTTTCCTCTGCAAGTTACAAATGTTGAGATAACCACATGATTTGAAATATGATTTCTGATGTATATACAAGAGTAACAGCTGTTTAAGACATAGCTGTGAAGTGCAGCATAGTTTTTTTCCCGTTTTAGAAGCTAATGGAAGCTAGAAATAGACTGAATAAGTTGTATTGACTAGTTCTGCTCCTTAtcacttaaaagaaaatagtaTGTCACTGTTGTTTAATGTGCTTTTGACTCTGAAatgtgctcttttttttcctccagaaagcTCTATGTGACTGCTTCTGTAACTGTGTGTTTACTACTTTCGGGGCTGgctgtatttttcttgtttcctcGCTCGATTGACGTTGAGTACATTGGTGTGAAGTCAGTATATGTCACTTATGAACAGGATAGACGGATAATCTACCTAAATATTACAGTAAGTCTGACTGGGTGTTTGCAATGCATAAATGCAACAGGAGATACTGCTTTGAGAGTTTAATGTACATACAAACTGTGGAATGGCTGAAAAGCTTAGTTGATACCTTAAATAGAATTGGTGACCAGTTTGAAAAATGTAACTGGACCTGCTGTGTCTGGTTCTTGTAGCTATAGCTAATAGAGGTGTAATTGCAGGCTGACACTGGGCCTTCTGTTTTCAAGGGAACAGTAACTTTGGACTTCTTAGTGTTACTTTTGAAATGTGTCTGAAATGTAGTATGTGTATATAGGAATGCTGTTTGCTGCTGCCCTGGTATTATGCATGTGTCAAAACTGGGGTTGAGGAAAAATACTTCTTATCCACCTTAAAACTTAAAGGAGCTGTTCCCACATAGTTCTTGATTTCTTCGTAATGATCTTGATATGGGATTGCCTAAAGACTTTTGGTACAGttcttcattttaaataaagcaAAGCTGCCATGGGTGAAAGAGGTCCTTTGATAGCTCAGTTTTCTAGAAGGAATAACTGAGGATTGGAAGAAATGCAGTATTTGCAGTGGAGGGTTGTTACCAGGAAAGTTGTGCAGAAGTTTGTGTTACTCAATATATTCACTAAACAAACTTAGAAAGTGATGGTCCATGACCCCACTCCTCTCTGCAATCCTACCAGACAGGAAAATTTACTTGCATAACTTCAGGTATTACTATCTCATGCACAGGTTTCAAAATGCTTGCTCATCAAGATACACAGAATGGATAGCTGTTactgttttgtgtttgttttttcagaACACACTGAATATAACGAATAACAACTATTACTCTGTTGAGGTGGCAAACATCACAGCCCAAGTTCAGTTTTCAAAAACAGTTATTGGCAAGGCACGGTTAAACAACATCACCAACATTGGTCCGCTGGATATGAAACAGGTAAGTAGCTTAGACTTTCAGAGTTAAACATGTGTTAATCTTCATATGTAAATCTACTTATTTgtgttttccttgcttttttattgtggtttgttttttttttagattgatTATATGGTGCCTACAGTCATACAAGATGAAATGAGCTACATGTAGTAAGTGTACTCACCTGTAAATATCACATGGATCTTATTAAAAGTTGTGATGGCATTAAAACCAACTTTTTTGAAAGTTAGCAGAAATCTCTTTGAAAAGACATTGGGGCATTTTCTTCGAGTTTAATAGTACTGAAAGATGGTAAGCCACAATTGTTTGGTTAGTTTTATATAGTGGCTTGCTGTACCTGGCTATAAACCCTTTAAATGGAATCTCTATTCCAGTATTTTAGGCCTTGGCACTATTTAGGACTGCTGCTTTAGGGGGTGAAAGTGCAGGTGTGTTCCCCTAACAAGTTCTCTAGTAACTTTTGCACAAGTTTCTCTGCAGTAGAAGGAAATTTGTATTTAGTGGTATGCAAATTAGAGACTTTTCTTCACACTTTGTGTATACGATGGTAAGCAGTGTTTACAGACTGCCCTTTGAGTGGTTTTATTCATAGCTTCTGAAAGTTCATTTGTCCAACAGACTGTTAGCTCATTATATCTTGGTCAAAAACCCCAATTTTAGTTCTCTTAACACTGAAATGCAGACTGAACAGAAAGAGTTAACTATTGAGACTTCAGGTCTGTGTGCAGTTCTCATGGATGCCAGCCCCTTTGGAGTGGGAGAAATTATTGAAACCTTATTGCTTTGAAGtgttgaaataaaatgaaataggtATGAAATGGAAAGAGAGGCACAAACTTAAAATCAACAGAAAATGCTGAATCTCTGTCACCTTTTAAAAGTATGTAAGTTAGCTTTATGTAAACACTGAATCTTGTGAATCTCTTTGGATGCATGAGGAATAAATAAATTTCATAAATAGCCTTCATAGAACTCATGATAATACTGTATTTTCTTACAATATGGATGAGCTGTGTTCACTCACTGTTTATATCTTATTTTTGTTGGTGCAGGGAGGGGGTATGAAAATATTGTAGGTAGCTGCCAAGCAATCTTATTGCACTGATCACATGCTGTTCATTCTAGAGCTGATAAATTTGTGACCAAGATCATTGATTTAGGAAGCAGGGTTTAAAAATATGCACTTACATGGTGCTCTTTATGGTATTTAGGTGTATGTCAGAAAATATAAGTCTGAAAAGGTTATCTATCTTGTAAGAGAACAATAACCTTGACTTCTGAATCTCTGTATGTTAGTTAAAGGTTACTTTGCATAATACAGAAGTGGATGAGTGCAAAACAAAAGGTGACAAAGTGATACTGGCAGGCTTTAAATGTAGGGGCTCAGGTTAACCTTGGTTAGCTTCTGGAAGACGGAATGATCGCTTTCTCAGGACACTTCTGTTGGCAAGCATTACATGAAAGCAAGCCCATGTGAAGACAGAACCTGTGAAAGCAAGACTATGTATATAAAAGTAGGTCCAGCATTCAGTCACTGGCAAATGATTGTTGCCATTGCTAGCAGCTCTGTGGACAGAGCAGCAGAATTTCTATTTGAAGCCACAAGACTTGCTTTTTAGATAATTACCTTGGAAAAGTTTGATGTAAATCTAACAATTGTTCTTTTTTGCAGTGACTTCTGTACTTTACCATCTATCAAAGTACACAACATAGTAGTGATGATGCAGTAAGTATGGTAGTCTTCCTGTGTGTGGGAAACAACTTAAGAAGCCATATAATTCTCATTGAAATAATACTCAAATACTTAAACCTGTAGTCTTTGCATCACAGATAAAATGAAGTCAACTTGCTTTCTAGTGTAGTAGCTTTATAGTTATAGAAAGTGAACTGTGTCTTTTGACCGGTTCTGGTGGTGTAAAGACAGATTAAACAGAATCATTGTTACTGTATCTGCTCTGCAGTTGGGTGGGCTATAGCCATGGAGCTACTGATGTCTCAAAAACTTTAAAATGACTTTGTGTGTTGGCCACTGTTCAAAACTTGCTGAGATCTTTGATCTTGAAGGAATTACCGGCTTTAGTACTCAGTCAGAGACTGCTTTTTATGACAGCGCATAAATTTCAGCATGGTGGGGTCTTTTGTTGGTGAGGGATCAGGGGGAGTCTTTAGACTAGATATAGCATGGCTTGTAGCTTGTTTAGTCATTTGCTTTCTTGACACAAACAAGAATATTATTTGTATTGGTAGATATTACAAGTAAAACTCAGCTTTAGCATCTTTAGAAAAAGGAACCAGATGTCTTTTATGGAGAAAATCTATAGTGGTAAATCAGTAATGttcttaaatttatttaaaacatattttgttcCAAAACCTTTTCCTTAATAACCCTAGTAATATAAATCCAGTGTTTTTTAGAATAGGAAACTCAAAATCTCTTCTCTTCTGTCTTTTTAAGAGTGACAGTGACAACCTCGTACTTAGGCCACCCTGAGCAAATATCCCAGGAGAGATACCAGTATGTGGACTGTGGAGGAAACACGACCTACCAACTGGGCCAGTCAGAATATTTAAATGTCCTTCAGCCTCCACAGTAAAAGCACCTGTTGTTTGATGTGGAATGACTGCTGTTGGTGCTTGCAGAGATCCTTTGGATAGAACTGGTACTACATGGAGTGGAGAGTACATGTAATGTACAGCATAGCAAACATGGAGATCTGTTCACTTTAGATGCAAGGAGGGAAAGGTGCAAATTGTAAATAGGTGCACTTGTTAAATGTTGTGTTTTCcccttctgtttgctttctgtTACTGTGAGCACTTCTGTCAAGTTGTGTggtgggagggagagggggaataTCAGATTCTTGAACAGAACTGGGACTTTTCCTTACAGTGTGGTACATCAACTTAGAGTAACTGTGTGTATGTCTATGTTTAGGTGAAATGTGTCACTaatgagaatttaaaaaaaaaaaatactcataaATTTTAAGTTTATCCTTCAGTTCTTGATATTTGACTGTTGAAAATGCAGTATTACTACTTAAATAACAAGATTACTTTGAGGTGTCTATTAGTGAAACTTCTATTAGTAACCCGGTGGCAATTGTTCTTTATTTTGGGATTCTACACTTTATTTGCTATCCATGATTAGAGGTGACATGCAGTCTATGAAAGCCAGGAAAGCTCTCTTGGATGACACAATAGTTGAATTTGCGGTTTCTAGAATCTGGTCTCTTTTCATTCATATTCCCTCTTGCTACCTCTGGGATGTTATAAGGAGAATATATATTGTTAGATTTAAAGCTGGAtttaaaactaaacaaaaaaacaacccccacaACAATTactgacaaaggaaaaaaaccaagagtCTAGAAAATGAACAAGACTTTACCAGTCGGTTTTTTAGTAAACTTTTTAGAACAGGTATTAAAATCAAGATTGTGTAGTTGGAACTAGGTGGGAAACTTTGAGCATGGGTTTGGAGAGCTTGGTGTaaatttttgtgatttttactgttttaatATATTATGCATTTAAGCGACTTTTAAGTGTTAATATGTTGGGTTGTGTTTATTTCTTGGGCAGGCTCATTAAGCAAATGCAGTAGTTATCTGTACTTCTAGAACACTCAAAGGTCACATCAAAGTTACGTAAGGGAAGATGAAGCAATTCTTTCTGTTGGAGTACGTGCTGATGTAATTATGAGATTACTGACTGATAGCATTAAATAGTTCCTGTAGCACAGTTTGCACATGCGAATTTCTGGGGTAACTGTGAATCATGATGAGTATAAACTTTGGGTCCAAAGTTGTCTGACTCCTCAAGGCTGACTGTTCTAAGGGTTAACTTTTTAATTGGCTAGATCAGgattgttttgtttctgaattaGGTAAGATGCAGCTGTAAGAACATACTATTGAGACTGTTGCATTGTAATGaatgatgtattttttaaaatagatattACTGGTTTTATGCTGCCTATCTCCTGGAAATAAGCTACACGAAATGACTTTGCAATAAACACTATGGAAAAAGGCTTCTGAGTAACTTGCCACTAACAATCTCTGATGCTCCAGTACTTCAGTGAAGATACATGTCTGCATTACTCTTTTCTTTACTAGCCTCTCTTAGATTGGACCTAAGGGGATGGGTGGGGAAAAGAATGTGGGTGATGTAAGACTGATTTAAAAGGCATTAAGTAACCATAATAAACCCCCCACCCTTCTCTATTTGAATTGCTATGAGCATTTACTCTGACAGTCTATGAAAACTTTTGGAACCTCATCTGTCAGTTTCATATAGTTGTTGATAAGACGAAGACTTCATCTTTTGCCTTTAGAGAACTTCTGTAACTGGAGTAGTCAATTCAAATGACTTATTGTAGTTATATTCTGAATATTGTTCTTGATTTTGGGCCCTTAAAAGTAAACATTCTTTATTACAGCTCGCAGTCCTGAGGGAAACTAGTTCATAGTTGACTCACCTTTCTAGAGTTTAGATAAGGTTCAGTCCTGTGGCTGCTGAAATGTGTGTGTGATCTCATCTGATAGCCTGAAAAGATACAGGTGATAACTAAAGACCAGGAGAGTGGGGAGCTGGCTAGAAGCAGAGAGGTAAACTCATGTTGCCTGTTGTAGAAAGATACGCTGATAATGGAGAGTAGGGAGAGAATTCTGGTTTAAATCATATCAGAACTGAAGTCTGCCAGCAAGTGACACAGGCTCTTTTCTTCTAGGCTTAAATATTTACACACTAgagtgttgtttttgtttgggggttgttgtttgtttttttgaaatagaagaagaagaaaacagctgTAGGCAGATAGTTACAttgatttaaaacaaatttttctTCCAAGGATGAAAGGTAATCTAAAATAACTGGAATGATTGAATTATTTGGTGACAGTAGTGAATGCTGCTTTTGAAcaagcatggcaggggggaagttACACTTTATGCAATGTTGAGATGCAAACTAACTTCTGAAATTTTGGTGGACATGCTGAGC
This genomic interval from Aphelocoma coerulescens isolate FSJ_1873_10779 chromosome 2, UR_Acoe_1.0, whole genome shotgun sequence contains the following:
- the LOC138106388 gene encoding transmembrane protein 106B, translated to MGKSLSHLPMHTCKEDGYDGSSVSDNVRNGLVHSEVHNEDSRCGDVSQFPYVEFTGRDSVTCPTCQGTGRIPRGQENQLVALIPYSDQRLRPRRTKLYVTASVTVCLLLSGLAVFFLFPRSIDVEYIGVKSVYVTYEQDRRIIYLNITNTLNITNNNYYSVEVANITAQVQFSKTVIGKARLNNITNIGPLDMKQIDYMVPTVIQDEMSYMYDFCTLPSIKVHNIVVMMQVTVTTSYLGHPEQISQERYQYVDCGGNTTYQLGQSEYLNVLQPPQ